In the genome of Massilia sp. UMI-21, the window TGCCGATGCTCCTGCGCACTGCCTACAAATGTCGCGGGATCTTCGAAGCTCCAGTGGGCCGTGATTGGATGCCCGGGCCAGCGCGGGCAAACCTCGCCAGCTGCCCTGTCGCATACCGTAATTACAAAGTGCATGTAGGGTGCATCGGCAGCGGCGAATTCATTCCAGCTCTTGCTGCGCAGATCAGCATACGGAAAACGAAGATGTTCGATCGCCTCCATTGCCAGCGGGTGAACAGAACCGGTCGGATGGCTCCCTGCGCTGTAAGCACTGAAGCGGCCGGCGCCGATCGCATTAAGGATGGCCTCGGCGATGATGCTGCGCGA includes:
- a CDS encoding arsenate reductase ArsC — its product is MTDHETFNVLFLCTGNSSRSIIAEAILNAIGAGRFSAYSAGSHPTGSVHPLAMEAIEHLRFPYADLRSKSWNEFAAADAPYMHFVITVCDRAAGEVCPRWPGHPITAHWSFEDPATFVGSAQEHRQLFSKVCREIKNRLDIFAMLPFAKLSRMAIEEELSAIARPDASLENASR